One Phocaeicola dorei genomic region harbors:
- a CDS encoding diphosphate--fructose-6-phosphate 1-phosphotransferase, protein MTKSALQIARAAYQPKLPKALKGAVKVKEGEPTQSVADQEAIKALFPNTYGMPLIQFVEGEAVNMPAINVGVILSGGQAPGGHNVISGLFDGVKSLNKDSKLYGFILGPGGLVDHNYMELTSDIIDEYRNTGGFDIIGSGRTKLEKEEQFDKGLEIIKELGIKALVIIGGDDSNTNACVLAEYYAAKNCGVQVIGCPKTIDGDLKNEMIETSFGFDTACKTYSEVIGNIQRDCNSARKYWHFIKLMGRSASHIALECALQVQPNVCIVSEEVEEKNMSLDDVVTYIAQVVANRAAQGNNFGTVLIPEGLIEFIPAMKRLIAELNDFLAANASEFALIKKSHQREYIISKLSKENSEIYASLPEGVARQLTLDRDPHGNVQVSLIETEKLLSDMVAVKLAQWKEEGKYVGKFAAQHHFFGYEGRCAAPSNFDADYCYSLGYTASMLIVNGKTGYMSSVRNTTAPAEEWIAGGVPITMMMNMERRHGEMKPVIQKALVKLDGAPFKAFAAQRERWAIETDYVYPGPIQYFGPTEVCDQATKTLQLEQGK, encoded by the coding sequence ATGACTAAAAGTGCATTACAAATTGCCAGAGCTGCTTATCAGCCCAAACTTCCTAAAGCGTTGAAAGGCGCTGTAAAAGTAAAGGAAGGCGAACCTACACAGTCTGTTGCTGACCAGGAAGCCATCAAGGCTTTGTTCCCTAACACTTACGGTATGCCGTTGATTCAGTTCGTTGAAGGCGAAGCTGTCAATATGCCTGCTATCAATGTAGGTGTCATTTTGTCTGGTGGACAGGCTCCCGGCGGACACAATGTTATTTCCGGTTTGTTCGACGGTGTCAAGTCATTGAACAAAGACAGCAAACTGTATGGTTTCATTCTGGGCCCCGGTGGTTTGGTAGACCATAATTATATGGAACTGACTTCCGATATTATCGACGAATACCGTAATACCGGTGGTTTCGATATCATCGGTTCGGGACGTACCAAACTGGAAAAGGAAGAACAATTTGATAAAGGTCTGGAAATCATCAAGGAATTAGGCATCAAGGCATTGGTAATCATCGGTGGTGACGACTCAAACACGAACGCTTGTGTATTGGCAGAATACTATGCTGCGAAGAACTGCGGTGTTCAGGTAATCGGTTGTCCGAAGACTATCGACGGTGACTTGAAGAACGAGATGATTGAAACTTCTTTCGGTTTTGATACGGCTTGTAAAACTTACTCTGAAGTAATCGGAAACATTCAGCGTGACTGTAACTCTGCCCGCAAATACTGGCACTTTATCAAGCTGATGGGACGTTCGGCTTCTCATATCGCTTTGGAATGTGCTTTGCAGGTTCAACCTAACGTATGTATCGTTTCAGAAGAAGTAGAAGAGAAGAACATGTCATTGGATGATGTGGTTACTTACATTGCTCAGGTAGTGGCTAACCGCGCTGCACAAGGTAATAACTTCGGTACAGTGTTGATACCTGAAGGTTTGATCGAATTCATTCCCGCAATGAAGAGATTGATCGCTGAATTGAATGACTTCCTGGCTGCTAACGCATCAGAGTTCGCATTGATCAAGAAATCTCACCAACGTGAATATATCATCTCCAAGCTTTCTAAGGAAAACTCGGAAATCTATGCTTCTCTGCCCGAAGGCGTTGCACGTCAGCTTACTTTGGACCGTGATCCGCACGGAAACGTACAGGTATCATTGATTGAAACAGAAAAGCTGTTGTCTGATATGGTAGCCGTTAAATTGGCTCAGTGGAAGGAAGAAGGCAAGTATGTAGGTAAATTTGCCGCTCAGCATCACTTCTTCGGTTACGAAGGACGTTGCGCTGCTCCGTCAAACTTCGATGCTGACTATTGCTACTCGTTGGGTTACACCGCTTCTATGTTGATTGTCAACGGTAAGACCGGCTATATGTCTTCTGTACGTAACACTACTGCTCCTGCCGAAGAATGGATTGCAGGTGGTGTGCCTATCACAATGATGATGAACATGGAACGTCGTCACGGTGAAATGAAACCGGTTATCCAGAAAGCGTTGGTAAAATTGGATGGTGCTCCTTTCAAGGCGTTTGCCGCACAGCGTGAACGTTGGGCTATTGAAACAGACTATGTATATCCGGGTCCTATCCAGTACTTCGGTCCTACAGAAGTTTGTGACCAGGCAACCAAGACATTGCAGTTGGAACAAGGAAAATAA
- a CDS encoding glycoside hydrolase family 25 protein gives MVRAKSTRPAPVKKKAAAKPVRRATQRKAKKKPQREMPSWLRYVIAGLIAFLFLAAFFYFFIRPYSYRWKPCYGFKAYGVCMPSGFQVHGIDVSHYQGNIDWKMLTQTRQGKFPIHFVFMKASEGGDYGDKAFITNFDSAKTHGFIRGAYHFYNPKTDPIRQADFFINSVKLDSGDLPPVLDIEKRGKDENQLRRDLKLWLDKIEQHYKVKPILYTSYKFKTRYLNDSVFNSYPYWIAHYYVDSVEYRGEWKFWQHTDVGTLPGIREKVDLNIFNGSLEELQLMTIKK, from the coding sequence ATGGTAAGAGCGAAAAGCACACGTCCTGCTCCCGTTAAAAAGAAGGCAGCCGCGAAACCTGTCCGTCGGGCTACACAGCGGAAGGCGAAAAAGAAACCGCAAAGAGAGATGCCGTCATGGCTTCGGTATGTCATTGCGGGGCTTATTGCTTTTTTATTCCTTGCCGCTTTCTTTTATTTCTTTATCCGTCCTTACTCTTATCGCTGGAAGCCTTGCTATGGCTTTAAAGCATACGGTGTATGTATGCCCTCGGGTTTTCAGGTGCATGGCATTGATGTTTCCCATTATCAAGGAAACATAGACTGGAAAATGCTGACTCAGACCCGACAGGGGAAATTTCCTATTCATTTTGTCTTTATGAAAGCTTCGGAAGGAGGAGATTATGGGGACAAGGCTTTTATCACCAATTTTGATTCGGCGAAAACACATGGGTTTATCCGTGGGGCTTATCATTTTTACAATCCGAAAACAGATCCCATCCGTCAGGCCGATTTCTTTATTAATTCCGTAAAGCTGGATTCAGGTGACCTTCCTCCCGTACTCGATATCGAGAAGAGAGGCAAGGACGAAAATCAGCTCCGTCGTGACCTTAAACTGTGGCTTGACAAAATAGAACAGCACTACAAAGTGAAGCCTATTCTTTATACTTCTTATAAGTTTAAAACTCGTTATCTGAATGATTCGGTCTTCAATTCTTATCCTTACTGGATAGCCCATTATTATGTAGACTCGGTGGAATACAGGGGAGAATGGAAATTCTGGCAGCATACGGATGTGGGTACGTTGCCGGGCATTCGTGAGAAGGTGGACTTGAATATTTTCAACGGTTCGTTGGAGGAATTGCAATTAATGACTATAAAGAAATAA
- a CDS encoding HU family DNA-binding protein: MAILFDWYENPKSPEQQGEENTLHPRLRLNGKVSTAQLRARIQKHCTLTETDVVAVLDALSRAMGEELAEGKQVHLDGIGFFRPNLVSTGPVTEKTKRKNTKVRLKGIVYRPDQLLMDEVGKVKVQRTRFSFHSSKLTDEEIDALLTEYFTTCDFVQRKSFQLLCGMTQSTASRHLRRLCEEGKLKNVGLPKQPVYKPVDGHYIVNE, encoded by the coding sequence ATGGCAATACTATTTGATTGGTACGAGAATCCCAAATCACCTGAGCAACAAGGGGAAGAGAATACGTTGCACCCGCGTCTCCGGCTGAACGGAAAGGTGAGCACGGCCCAGCTCCGTGCCCGTATTCAGAAACATTGTACGTTGACTGAAACGGATGTGGTAGCCGTGCTCGATGCGCTGTCACGTGCCATGGGCGAGGAGTTGGCGGAAGGCAAACAGGTGCATCTGGACGGCATCGGTTTCTTCCGTCCCAACCTGGTGAGTACCGGGCCGGTAACGGAAAAGACGAAACGTAAGAATACGAAGGTGAGGCTCAAGGGGATTGTTTACCGTCCCGATCAACTATTGATGGATGAGGTGGGAAAGGTAAAGGTGCAGCGTACCCGGTTCTCGTTTCATTCCAGTAAACTGACCGATGAGGAAATTGACGCATTGCTGACGGAGTACTTCACAACCTGTGATTTTGTGCAGCGGAAAAGTTTCCAGCTTCTTTGCGGTATGACACAAAGCACGGCCAGCCGCCATTTACGCCGCTTGTGCGAGGAAGGAAAGCTGAAAAATGTGGGACTTCCCAAACAACCGGTTTATAAGCCTGTGGATGGGCATTATATTGTGAATGAATGA
- a CDS encoding thioredoxin family protein: MKPVKLFYQERCPFCKKALRYIEELKEEHPEFQPIEIEMIEETQHPDIADQYDYYYVPTFYVDGVKVHEAGIFKNEMEALLRKVIE; encoded by the coding sequence ATGAAACCAGTGAAATTATTTTATCAGGAAAGATGCCCGTTCTGCAAAAAAGCACTGCGCTATATTGAAGAACTAAAAGAAGAACACCCTGAATTCCAACCTATAGAAATAGAAATGATAGAAGAAACCCAACATCCTGATATAGCCGACCAATACGACTATTATTACGTTCCCACGTTTTATGTGGACGGTGTGAAAGTACATGAAGCGGGTATTTTCAAAAATGAGATGGAGGCATTGCTCCGTAAAGTGATAGAATAA
- a CDS encoding BT4734/BF3469 family protein → MKITLIRKDEEQGTEALSLCDSDAFLEKIKTENKAGHISELREILPRLTGSSAHYAHIDKLPRVYPAVEYTRKQNGEKRMKHYNGLVQLEVNRLADQYEVEYVKRQVAQLPQTFAAFCGSSGRSVKIWVRFARPDGTLPTIQEALLFHAHAYRLAVTCYQPMLPFGITLKEPDLMQSCRMTVDEQPYYNPSSVPFCIEQPLALPDEESFRQRKQNSETALERMTPGCESLQTLALMYQSARKRALAEMENWKRDDGLEPLLPHLVEQCFKAGIPEEEAVRRTLMHYFHETNTEAIRMAFGNGYREMKGFGEKGGLNKEQEATFRLEEFLKRRYEFRFNTVLDEVEYRQRDSVHFYFKPLEKRTRNSIALYALKEGLQVWDRDIDRFLTSDFVPLYNPVEEYLCDLPRWDGTDRIRALARLVPCDNPHWEELFYRWFLGMVAHWRGMDRQHGNSTSPLLVGSQGFRKSTYCRILLPPELRFGYADSLDFSSKQEAERALGRFFLINLDEFDQITMNQQGFLKHLLQKPVANLRKPYGTSVRELRRYASFIGTSNQKDLLTDPTGSRRFICIEVTAPIDTHVTIDYRQLYAQAMTLLYQQERYWLNDEDEAVLRQSNREFEQISPLEHLFHCNFSSATTDEEGEWLTAMEIFNYLQENTRDKLSVNKINWFGRILHKLNVPKRASIRGTLYHVVKLE, encoded by the coding sequence ATGAAAATTACACTCATCAGGAAAGATGAAGAACAGGGGACAGAAGCCTTGTCACTATGCGATTCGGACGCATTCCTCGAGAAAATAAAGACAGAGAACAAAGCAGGACACATATCGGAACTGCGTGAAATACTGCCCCGGCTGACAGGATCGTCCGCCCACTACGCCCATATCGACAAACTGCCGCGTGTCTATCCTGCTGTAGAATATACCCGTAAGCAAAATGGCGAGAAACGCATGAAACATTACAACGGACTAGTGCAGCTGGAAGTGAACCGGCTGGCCGACCAGTATGAGGTGGAATACGTAAAACGCCAAGTGGCACAACTGCCGCAAACCTTTGCCGCTTTCTGCGGTTCAAGCGGACGGAGCGTAAAGATATGGGTACGCTTCGCACGCCCCGACGGCACTCTGCCCACCATACAGGAGGCTCTCCTGTTTCATGCTCACGCCTATCGGCTGGCGGTGACCTGCTACCAGCCCATGCTTCCTTTCGGCATCACACTGAAGGAACCGGACCTGATGCAAAGCTGCCGCATGACCGTGGATGAACAACCTTACTATAACCCTTCGTCCGTCCCCTTCTGCATAGAGCAACCGCTTGCCCTGCCCGATGAAGAGTCTTTCCGCCAACGCAAACAAAACAGCGAAACCGCACTGGAACGAATGACGCCCGGATGTGAAAGTTTACAGACTTTGGCACTGATGTACCAATCGGCACGAAAAAGAGCATTGGCCGAAATGGAAAACTGGAAACGTGATGACGGACTGGAGCCCTTGCTGCCCCATCTGGTAGAACAATGCTTCAAAGCAGGCATCCCCGAAGAAGAAGCCGTGCGGCGTACACTGATGCACTATTTCCACGAAACGAACACGGAAGCCATCCGCATGGCTTTCGGCAACGGATATCGGGAGATGAAAGGCTTTGGCGAGAAAGGTGGCCTCAACAAAGAGCAGGAAGCCACCTTCCGGCTGGAGGAGTTTTTGAAACGACGGTACGAATTCCGTTTCAACACCGTACTGGACGAGGTGGAATACCGCCAGCGGGACTCTGTTCATTTCTATTTCAAACCCTTGGAAAAACGTACCCGAAACAGCATCGCCCTTTACGCCTTGAAAGAGGGACTGCAAGTGTGGGACCGCGATATCGACCGCTTTCTCACTTCCGATTTCGTCCCTCTTTACAATCCCGTAGAAGAATACTTGTGTGACCTTCCCCGATGGGACGGTACTGACCGCATCCGCGCATTGGCCCGGCTCGTTCCCTGTGACAATCCGCATTGGGAAGAACTCTTTTACCGTTGGTTTCTGGGCATGGTGGCGCATTGGAGGGGGATGGACCGTCAGCATGGCAACAGTACTTCGCCTTTGCTGGTGGGTTCACAAGGATTCCGGAAATCCACTTACTGCCGCATCCTGCTACCGCCCGAACTGCGTTTCGGCTATGCCGACAGCCTGGACTTCAGCAGCAAACAGGAAGCGGAGCGTGCCTTGGGACGATTTTTCCTTATCAACCTGGACGAATTCGACCAGATTACGATGAACCAGCAAGGTTTTCTGAAACATCTGTTACAAAAACCGGTGGCCAACCTGCGAAAGCCCTATGGAACCAGCGTACGCGAATTACGCCGCTATGCCTCATTCATCGGCACCAGCAATCAGAAGGATTTGCTCACCGACCCCACGGGAAGCCGTCGCTTTATCTGTATCGAGGTGACCGCTCCCATTGATACCCATGTCACCATAGACTACCGCCAGCTCTATGCACAAGCCATGACATTGCTTTATCAGCAGGAACGTTACTGGCTGAATGATGAAGATGAGGCTGTTTTGCGGCAAAGCAACAGAGAATTTGAGCAAATTTCGCCTTTGGAGCATTTATTCCATTGTAACTTTTCTTCTGCAACCACTGATGAAGAGGGAGAATGGCTGACTGCCATGGAGATTTTCAATTATCTCCAAGAAAACACACGTGATAAGCTATCCGTCAATAAAATAAATTGGTTCGGACGTATTCTACATAAACTGAATGTACCCAAAAGAGCCAGTATCAGAGGTACTTTATACCACGTGGTCAAGTTGGAATAA
- the prmA gene encoding 50S ribosomal protein L11 methyltransferase, producing MKYLEVTFTTHPCNETVNDVVSALAGEIGFESFVECEAGVQAYIQQTLFDEEALKEMIASFPLPDTTVKYTIKEAEDKNWNEEWEKNFFQPIIIGDRCCIHSTFHKDTPKTEYEILINPQMAFGTGHHETTSSIISELLEADLKGKSVLDMGCGTSILAILASMRGANPVTAIDIDDWCVNNSKDNIALNHIHNITVELGDANLLKGRKPFDVIIANINRNILLADLPHYAACMHPGSEIFMSGFYMQDIPFIREKAESLGMEFVHHREKNNWAAVKFIMK from the coding sequence ATGAAATATTTAGAAGTAACCTTTACAACACATCCCTGTAATGAAACAGTGAATGATGTAGTATCTGCACTGGCCGGAGAAATAGGATTTGAAAGTTTTGTAGAATGTGAAGCAGGAGTACAGGCTTATATCCAGCAGACTTTGTTCGATGAGGAAGCATTAAAAGAAATGATTGCGAGCTTCCCCCTGCCCGACACTACTGTGAAATATACCATTAAAGAAGCCGAAGACAAGAATTGGAACGAGGAATGGGAGAAGAACTTCTTTCAACCCATCATCATCGGTGACCGTTGCTGCATTCACAGCACGTTCCATAAAGACACCCCGAAGACTGAGTATGAAATTCTGATTAACCCGCAAATGGCTTTCGGCACAGGGCACCATGAAACGACCAGCTCTATAATCAGCGAGCTGTTAGAAGCTGATCTGAAAGGAAAATCAGTCTTGGATATGGGATGCGGCACTTCTATTCTTGCCATCCTTGCCTCCATGCGCGGAGCCAATCCTGTGACAGCCATCGACATTGACGACTGGTGCGTCAATAATTCAAAAGACAACATTGCACTGAACCATATCCATAACATTACAGTGGAACTGGGAGATGCCAACTTGTTGAAAGGCCGCAAGCCGTTTGATGTAATTATTGCCAATATCAACCGGAATATTCTTCTGGCAGACCTGCCTCATTATGCCGCCTGTATGCATCCGGGTTCAGAAATATTTATGAGTGGATTTTATATGCAGGATATTCCTTTTATCCGCGAAAAAGCGGAAAGTCTGGGAATGGAGTTCGTACACCATCGGGAAAAGAACAACTGGGCAGCTGTGAAGTTCATCATGAAATAA
- a CDS encoding TonB-dependent receptor — MYKHIPLLPNSMITMNTLKLFLCVCLMPGFSLYAQVRIHGKVTDLDNQPLAYSTVRLLKTDSAFISGTTTDTLGYYQFTNVQPDKYLLAFSTIGYKPQIIPASVSNQDTQLPVITLESDNVILNEVVVKGSSYVRKTDHVLVIPDKQQVKHAGTGYDLLYNLMIPSLEVNKRTGKVSTFGGEVALYINGEKAEYEEVQNLRPRDIKNIEYYDTPTGKYAGDVASINYITKERTSGGYVSLDGKQTIGYLMGNYNIGTKLMHGNNSYSVLGGYITQKYDGVKTSKNEEILFPEYTTHRNTQTTQADYQNNQQYLQLKANNRTEKHNISAQLSLVHNETPKNNNSELLDYSGHHTYSISSANQKKEDGLSPSVKLYGNFNITPKQTLEVTAKTAYTQNDYTRTYTEGENISLTDVDEELYAFDFSTRYNIKLEHNNSLGANLQHHHKVTSSSYTGDYDSWQHLWMGETMFFLNYNQRIAKKFSMNFLPGFSWLNYKLHTDARQQHWSLRMNSTFIYTINKSQQLMASVDIGNDQPDISYINSMDQTVDFIQIKRGNPHLDNTKLYVVGIAYKAQLNRLNFQILGVYQKIQNNISTDYYLENDKLVSSFRSDMDVEHWNAALDLSYRFSDNLRAKFNARYYHTIIPGEYNITDNSVIASLDINYYWKNLAINVYGSTATSRINRFSLAIEKNPAIYGTSISWSHKGWHVETGTENPFTKHNRYREYANFSIYNYSQIQTSRINQRTGYIKIAYTFDFGQKTSREKSDMDRNINSAIMKTN, encoded by the coding sequence ATGTACAAACACATTCCTTTATTACCCAACAGTATGATTACTATGAATACTTTAAAATTATTTTTATGCGTATGCCTGATGCCCGGTTTTTCACTTTACGCTCAAGTTCGCATACATGGTAAAGTAACCGACTTAGACAATCAGCCTTTAGCTTATAGCACAGTCCGGTTATTAAAAACAGACTCAGCCTTCATCTCGGGTACAACAACAGACACATTAGGATATTACCAGTTCACAAATGTACAGCCGGACAAGTATTTGTTAGCATTCAGTACAATAGGATACAAACCGCAAATAATACCGGCAAGTGTTTCAAACCAAGATACACAACTACCTGTAATTACCTTGGAAAGTGACAATGTAATACTGAATGAAGTCGTGGTAAAAGGAAGTTCCTATGTCAGAAAGACTGATCATGTATTGGTCATTCCCGACAAGCAACAGGTGAAACATGCCGGTACAGGCTATGACCTTTTGTACAACTTGATGATTCCCAGCTTGGAAGTGAACAAACGGACAGGGAAAGTAAGCACTTTTGGTGGTGAAGTGGCACTATATATAAACGGAGAAAAAGCTGAATATGAGGAAGTGCAAAACCTACGCCCACGCGATATCAAGAATATAGAATATTATGACACCCCGACAGGAAAATATGCCGGTGATGTAGCTTCCATCAATTATATAACCAAGGAACGAACATCAGGTGGATATGTATCATTAGACGGCAAACAAACCATCGGTTATCTGATGGGTAATTATAATATAGGGACTAAACTGATGCATGGAAACAACAGCTATTCAGTGTTAGGAGGCTATATTACCCAAAAATATGACGGAGTAAAAACCTCAAAAAACGAAGAGATATTATTCCCGGAATATACCACCCATCGAAACACACAAACGACCCAAGCTGATTATCAAAACAACCAGCAATATCTACAATTGAAAGCCAACAATCGTACAGAGAAACATAATATCTCGGCACAACTTTCATTAGTCCACAATGAAACTCCCAAAAATAACAATAGCGAATTACTGGATTATTCCGGTCATCATACATACAGCATATCTTCAGCCAACCAAAAAAAAGAAGACGGACTAAGTCCCTCTGTCAAACTATATGGCAATTTCAACATAACCCCTAAACAGACACTGGAGGTAACGGCCAAAACCGCTTATACACAAAACGATTACACCAGAACCTATACAGAAGGAGAAAATATATCCCTGACGGATGTTGATGAAGAATTATATGCATTCGACTTTTCTACCAGATATAATATAAAATTGGAGCACAACAATTCACTTGGAGCAAACCTGCAGCACCATCATAAAGTCACGTCTTCCTCCTATACGGGTGATTACGACTCTTGGCAACATCTATGGATGGGAGAAACGATGTTCTTCTTAAACTATAACCAGCGTATAGCCAAAAAGTTCTCTATGAATTTCTTACCGGGTTTTTCATGGTTGAATTACAAACTTCATACAGATGCCCGGCAGCAGCATTGGTCACTTAGAATGAATTCCACTTTTATTTATACTATCAATAAATCACAGCAGTTAATGGCCTCTGTCGATATCGGTAACGACCAACCGGACATCAGCTATATCAACAGCATGGATCAAACAGTAGACTTTATACAAATCAAACGTGGTAATCCCCATCTGGATAATACCAAATTATATGTTGTCGGCATCGCCTATAAAGCACAACTAAATCGACTGAATTTTCAAATTTTAGGTGTTTATCAGAAGATTCAGAATAATATATCCACCGATTACTACCTAGAGAATGACAAACTTGTCTCCAGCTTCCGGTCGGACATGGATGTGGAACATTGGAACGCAGCTTTGGATCTTTCCTATCGCTTCTCCGACAATTTACGCGCCAAGTTCAATGCCAGATACTATCATACAATCATTCCCGGAGAATACAACATTACAGACAATAGTGTGATAGCATCATTGGACATAAACTATTACTGGAAAAATCTTGCAATAAATGTATATGGAAGTACAGCGACAAGCCGTATAAACCGTTTCTCTCTTGCGATAGAAAAAAATCCCGCCATTTATGGAACTTCCATCAGTTGGAGTCACAAAGGCTGGCACGTAGAAACCGGTACAGAAAACCCGTTCACCAAGCATAACCGTTATAGGGAATATGCCAATTTTAGTATATATAACTACAGCCAGATACAGACCAGTCGAATCAATCAACGTACCGGATATATCAAAATAGCGTATACCTTTGACTTCGGTCAAAAGACCTCACGCGAAAAGAGCGATATGGATAGAAACATCAATAGTGCTATCATGAAAACAAACTGA
- a CDS encoding lysophospholipid acyltransferase family protein gives MKKAICSFIYYKLLGWKTKVSAPDYDKYIICAAPHTTNWDLFIGKLFMGAIGRETGFMMKKDWFFWPLGPIFRWMGGIPVDRSRKTSLVDQMIKIAKSSQKFHLAITPEGTRKANPNWKKGFYYIAQGAGLPIILVAIDYAKKCITAEKVIHPSGDLDKDMREIKLYYKNFKGKYPENFSIGKVE, from the coding sequence ATGAAAAAAGCTATTTGTAGTTTTATCTACTACAAACTGTTGGGATGGAAGACCAAGGTGTCTGCTCCCGATTATGATAAATATATTATCTGTGCCGCCCCACATACCACCAATTGGGACTTATTCATAGGCAAACTGTTTATGGGAGCTATAGGCCGCGAAACTGGTTTTATGATGAAAAAGGACTGGTTCTTCTGGCCTCTAGGCCCTATTTTCCGCTGGATGGGAGGGATTCCCGTAGACCGTAGCCGCAAGACTTCATTGGTGGACCAGATGATCAAGATTGCCAAATCGAGTCAAAAATTCCATCTGGCTATCACTCCGGAAGGGACACGCAAAGCCAATCCCAACTGGAAAAAAGGATTCTATTATATTGCACAAGGGGCCGGTCTGCCTATTATTCTGGTAGCCATCGATTACGCAAAAAAGTGCATTACAGCCGAAAAGGTGATACATCCCAGCGGTGATTTGGACAAGGATATGCGTGAGATCAAGTTGTATTACAAGAATTTCAAAGGCAAATATCCTGAAAATTTCAGCATCGGGAAAGTAGAATAA
- a CDS encoding YccF domain-containing protein, translating to MNLLLNIIWLICGGFLICVEYIVSSLLLMITIVGIPFGFQTLKLSMLALCPFGREIRSCPGDGGCLSVLMNIIWILVGGIWISLSHLAFGVLLCITVIGIPFGLQHFKLAGLALTPFGKEIV from the coding sequence ATGAACTTACTGCTCAATATTATTTGGCTGATTTGCGGCGGATTTCTGATCTGCGTGGAATATATTGTTTCCAGCCTGTTGCTGATGATCACTATCGTCGGCATTCCTTTCGGTTTCCAGACTTTGAAGTTGTCTATGCTGGCTCTTTGCCCTTTTGGGCGGGAAATACGCAGTTGTCCCGGTGATGGCGGATGTCTCAGTGTGTTGATGAATATCATCTGGATACTTGTAGGTGGAATCTGGATCAGCCTCTCTCATTTGGCATTCGGGGTGTTGCTTTGCATCACTGTTATCGGTATTCCATTCGGACTGCAACATTTCAAGCTGGCGGGCTTGGCACTTACTCCTTTCGGAAAGGAGATTGTATAA